Proteins encoded together in one Pseudoalteromonas xiamenensis window:
- a CDS encoding LysE/ArgO family amino acid transporter, whose protein sequence is MVWFEGFFLSLGLIAAIGAQNAFVISQSLSGKFTLPVILTVSLCDIFLVSLGVLGVGALIQQSELLLQITTWAGIAFLSVYGAMSLKSALSSKQLESEARSVATRKRAILTAMAVSLLNPHAYLDTVVILGGVAGKFAEQQKLWFVLGCISASIAWFMLLGFGAKQLAPVFRNPKAWKVLDVLVCIMMWSIALSLLHFTQTN, encoded by the coding sequence ATGGTGTGGTTTGAAGGATTCTTTTTGAGTTTGGGTTTAATTGCGGCAATCGGTGCGCAAAACGCCTTTGTCATATCTCAGAGCTTGAGTGGAAAATTCACTCTGCCTGTTATTTTGACCGTGTCGCTGTGCGATATCTTTTTGGTGTCATTGGGGGTTTTAGGTGTCGGAGCGCTTATTCAACAAAGCGAATTGCTATTGCAAATCACGACGTGGGCGGGGATTGCCTTTTTGAGTGTGTATGGAGCGATGTCACTCAAATCTGCGTTGTCTAGTAAGCAATTGGAGAGTGAGGCTCGTTCAGTTGCGACTCGAAAACGCGCTATTTTAACGGCGATGGCAGTAAGTTTGCTTAATCCTCATGCGTATTTGGACACGGTGGTTATTTTAGGTGGGGTGGCTGGTAAATTTGCCGAGCAGCAAAAACTATGGTTTGTTCTGGGCTGCATTAGCGCCTCGATCGCGTGGTTTATGTTACTTGGTTTTGGTGCAAAACAATTAGCGCCTGTATTTAGAAATCCAAAAGCGTGGAAAGTCCTAGACGTCTTAGTGTGTATCATGATGTGGAGTATTGCGCTTTCATTGCTGCACTTTACGCAAACAAACTAA
- the argE gene encoding acetylornithine deacetylase — protein MSTPNFLSMYQQLIASPSVSALDPQLNLTNKPVIDLLASWCEALGFTVEITELESAPGKFNLVAKRGEGQGGLMLAGHTDTVPFDDSRWSKDPFKLTEQDNKLYGLGSIDMKGFFAFVLEALKELDELPQQQPILILATADEETTMAGAIEIAKKSTIKPARCVIGEPTDMVPVFTHKGHMSTAIRVIGRSGHSSDPARGLNAIEVMNLVISKLLQLRDELKNKYSTPHFAIPYPTLNLGHIHGGDNANRICGCCELHIDMRPLPGLSIKELQALLIDAITPINTQYPNAVEVIDLHDPIPAFSGNTDSALVKLAEKISGEAAVAVNYCTEAPFIQQLGCETIVMGPGSINQAHQPDEYLAMDKIKPSQAIITQLIKASCY, from the coding sequence ATGTCCACACCAAACTTTTTATCGATGTATCAACAGCTCATTGCCAGCCCGTCGGTGAGTGCGCTTGACCCCCAACTTAACCTGACAAACAAACCGGTCATCGACTTATTAGCAAGTTGGTGTGAGGCGCTCGGTTTTACGGTTGAGATCACCGAGCTTGAAAGTGCTCCGGGCAAATTCAATCTCGTTGCAAAACGAGGCGAAGGCCAAGGTGGTTTGATGTTAGCGGGTCACACTGACACTGTGCCATTCGACGATAGTCGCTGGAGCAAAGATCCATTCAAACTGACGGAACAAGACAATAAGTTATACGGACTTGGTTCTATCGATATGAAAGGTTTTTTTGCGTTTGTATTAGAAGCACTTAAAGAATTGGATGAACTGCCACAACAACAACCTATTCTTATTCTTGCCACAGCAGATGAAGAAACAACGATGGCCGGTGCAATTGAAATTGCGAAGAAAAGCACCATTAAACCTGCTCGCTGTGTGATAGGTGAACCAACTGATATGGTGCCGGTTTTTACGCATAAAGGTCATATGTCAACAGCAATTCGAGTTATTGGTCGCTCAGGGCATAGTTCGGATCCTGCACGTGGGTTAAATGCAATTGAGGTAATGAATTTAGTTATTTCAAAACTATTGCAATTACGTGACGAATTAAAGAATAAATATTCAACACCACATTTTGCGATTCCTTACCCTACGCTCAACTTGGGGCATATTCATGGTGGCGACAACGCAAACCGTATTTGTGGTTGCTGTGAATTGCACATTGATATGCGCCCCCTTCCAGGGCTCAGTATTAAAGAATTACAGGCATTACTTATCGATGCAATAACACCGATAAATACCCAGTATCCAAACGCTGTGGAAGTTATCGACTTGCATGACCCAATTCCAGCTTTTAGCGGTAATACCGACAGCGCTCTGGTCAAACTCGCAGAGAAAATTTCTGGCGAAGCAGCTGTTGCTGTAAATTACTGTACTGAAGCGCCATTTATTCAACAGCTTGGATGTGAAACCATCGTTATGGGCCCAGGTTCCATTAATCAGGCGCATCAACCCGATGAATACCTAGCAATGGATAAAATAAAACCGTCTCAGGCAATTATTACGCAACTGATTAAAGCCAGCTGCTATTAA
- the argC gene encoding N-acetyl-gamma-glutamyl-phosphate reductase, giving the protein MKNVAIVGASGYSGVELASLVAKHPHLNIVGVYVSEGSQDKGKQLSELYPEHVGLLDISLEPLTDAAFKAIGAHADYVCLCTDHHVSVELAPQFLALGKKVFDLSGGYRLHETSDYDRYYGFAHPYPEWLEKAQYGLAEWYTDAIADAELVAVAGCYPTAALNALKPLKEAGLVADQPIIINAVSGVTGAGRKAAINTHFCEVSLAPYGLFNHRHTPEISQYLGHDVLFTPHLGNFARGILETIYVTLKPEVTAAQVEAAYQVLADEPLIRLKGKVMPSIKGVANQPFVDIGWQQQGQQLIVVAAIDNLLKGAAGQALQCMNIASHWPSELGLKGA; this is encoded by the coding sequence ATGAAAAACGTGGCTATTGTTGGCGCGAGTGGGTATAGCGGTGTTGAATTGGCGAGTTTGGTTGCTAAGCACCCGCACCTTAATATTGTGGGTGTTTATGTATCAGAAGGCAGCCAAGATAAAGGCAAGCAATTAAGTGAGCTTTATCCTGAGCATGTTGGGCTATTGGATATTTCGCTTGAGCCGTTAACTGACGCTGCTTTCAAAGCAATTGGTGCACACGCCGATTACGTATGTCTTTGCACAGATCACCATGTAAGTGTTGAGCTTGCTCCCCAATTTCTTGCGCTAGGCAAAAAAGTGTTTGATTTGTCAGGTGGCTATCGGCTCCATGAAACAAGTGACTACGACCGTTATTATGGTTTTGCCCATCCGTATCCTGAATGGCTAGAGAAAGCTCAATACGGTCTTGCTGAATGGTACACAGACGCTATTGCTGATGCTGAATTGGTTGCAGTTGCCGGTTGCTATCCAACAGCGGCGTTAAATGCGTTAAAACCTTTGAAAGAAGCTGGATTGGTTGCGGACCAGCCGATCATCATTAATGCGGTTTCTGGCGTTACAGGCGCAGGTCGCAAAGCTGCAATTAATACGCATTTTTGTGAAGTGTCCTTAGCGCCGTATGGACTTTTTAATCATCGCCATACTCCAGAAATTAGCCAATATCTGGGGCACGATGTCCTGTTTACACCTCATTTGGGGAATTTCGCACGTGGCATTCTTGAAACGATTTACGTGACGCTGAAGCCTGAAGTAACAGCAGCGCAAGTCGAAGCTGCGTATCAAGTGCTTGCCGATGAGCCTCTAATTCGTTTGAAAGGCAAAGTTATGCCTTCGATTAAAGGTGTTGCTAATCAACCATTTGTAGATATTGGCTGGCAACAACAAGGTCAGCAGCTGATTGTCGTTGCTGCGATTGATAATTTATTAAAAGGTGCTGCAGGGCAAGCGTTGCAGTGTATGAATATTGCGAGCCACTGGCCGTCAGAATTGGGTTTAAAGGGAGCTTAA
- the argB gene encoding acetylglutamate kinase, which produces MSTSKPIWVIKLGGAVLNSEEASKALFEVMKVQTAFHFVVVHGGGALVDSWLKDAGFATAKHQGLRISPREQMPYIVGALAGTANKQLMGAALVSGMKPIGLSLFEAGILVKQKLKVLAQVGECDGTQDGVIPAMLNAGFTPIVSSIGLGEDGSLYNVNADEAAAAIAAHLKAEIIFMTDVEAVLDANKQPLHELNADQIAKLIEEEVIVGGMEVKVKTSLTAAEQLRRGVYISSWQKPENLTALLAGEHVGTKITP; this is translated from the coding sequence ATGAGTACGTCAAAACCAATTTGGGTAATTAAACTCGGTGGCGCGGTGTTAAATTCTGAAGAAGCGTCGAAAGCATTGTTCGAAGTAATGAAAGTACAAACAGCCTTTCATTTTGTGGTTGTACATGGTGGCGGCGCATTGGTTGACAGTTGGCTTAAAGATGCGGGTTTTGCTACGGCAAAACATCAAGGTCTTCGAATTTCGCCTCGTGAACAAATGCCGTATATCGTTGGTGCGCTCGCAGGTACGGCGAACAAACAATTAATGGGGGCGGCATTAGTCAGTGGCATGAAACCGATCGGTTTGTCGTTGTTCGAAGCTGGCATTTTGGTCAAACAAAAATTGAAAGTATTAGCCCAGGTTGGTGAGTGTGATGGCACTCAAGATGGGGTTATCCCAGCGATGTTGAATGCAGGTTTTACACCAATCGTGAGTTCAATTGGTCTAGGCGAAGACGGGTCGCTGTATAACGTGAATGCCGACGAAGCGGCTGCTGCGATTGCTGCGCACCTTAAAGCGGAAATTATTTTTATGACTGATGTGGAAGCTGTGCTTGATGCGAATAAGCAACCACTTCATGAATTAAATGCAGATCAAATCGCGAAACTAATCGAAGAAGAGGTAATTGTGGGTGGAATGGAGGTAAAAGTGAAAACGAGCCTAACCGCCGCCGAACAATTACGACGAGGCGTTTATATCTCTAGCTGGCAAAAGCCAGAAAACCTTACCGCGCTTTTAGCCGGCGAGCACGTAGGTACCAAAATTACGCCTTAG
- a CDS encoding ornithine carbamoyltransferase, with protein MQHYIHGLEFKKAELKQLLDLAIKMKQNPADYAQALAGKSIVTLFEKPSLRTRVSFDVGINKLGGHAVYLDQQNGAMGSRESVKDFALNISTWADAIVARVMRHDTLTCMAENASVPVVNSLCDLYHPCQALADFMTLQEVYGDVKELKLAYLGEGNNVAHSLMLLAATLGTDFVAVCPKGHSPDAQILKQAEQLAAANGASVSISDRIEAAVGANVLYADTWVSMGDKTPLKEVVDTYMPYQINQELVEKTGASTVLHCQPAHREYEITSEVMDGPKSRIMQQAENRMHAQNALLVSLLNPSYL; from the coding sequence ATGCAGCATTATATTCACGGCCTTGAGTTTAAAAAAGCAGAGCTCAAGCAACTACTCGATCTTGCGATCAAAATGAAACAAAACCCTGCTGATTACGCACAAGCGTTGGCAGGGAAATCAATCGTTACCCTTTTTGAAAAGCCAAGCTTGCGCACACGCGTTTCGTTCGATGTTGGTATCAATAAGTTAGGTGGTCATGCTGTCTACTTAGATCAACAAAATGGCGCAATGGGTAGCCGTGAATCAGTCAAAGATTTCGCCCTCAATATTTCGACTTGGGCTGACGCTATTGTGGCTCGAGTGATGCGCCACGACACATTAACTTGCATGGCTGAGAATGCCAGTGTGCCAGTCGTCAATAGTTTGTGTGATTTATATCACCCATGTCAGGCATTGGCGGATTTCATGACGCTGCAAGAAGTGTATGGTGACGTGAAAGAGCTGAAACTCGCTTACTTGGGGGAGGGGAATAATGTCGCGCATTCATTGATGTTGCTCGCAGCGACCCTCGGTACCGATTTCGTTGCGGTGTGTCCAAAAGGGCATTCACCTGACGCGCAAATTCTCAAACAAGCAGAGCAACTCGCGGCTGCGAATGGCGCTTCAGTCTCAATTAGTGATCGTATTGAAGCGGCAGTCGGTGCAAATGTGCTCTATGCTGATACGTGGGTGTCAATGGGTGATAAAACGCCACTTAAAGAAGTTGTTGATACTTACATGCCTTATCAAATCAACCAAGAGCTTGTTGAAAAAACTGGGGCATCAACCGTTTTACATTGCCAACCTGCACATCGGGAGTATGAAATTACGTCTGAAGTGATGGATGGTCCGAAATCAAGAATTATGCAGCAAGCTGAAAACCGCATGCACGCGCAAAATGCGCTTCTCGTCAGTTTGTTGAACCCAAGTTATCTCTAA
- a CDS encoding argininosuccinate synthase, whose protein sequence is MSEIKKVVLAYSGGLDTSAIVPWLKENYGCEVVCFVADVGQGDAELEGVEAKAIASGASECHIVDLKEEFVADYIYPTLKTGCIYEGTYLLGTSMARPIIAKAQVEIARKVGADALAHGCTGKGNDQVRFESCFAALAPDLKVIAPWREWDLTSRESLLNYLDERNIPCSASLKKIYSRDANAWHISTEGGELENPWNEPSEQVWTITASPEQAPDKAEYVSVQVEKGQIVAVNGERYSPYECLVKLNEIAAPHGVGRIDIVENRLVGMKSRGCYETPGGTVMVAALQAIDELVLDKTSRKWKELLGNEFAHLVYDGRWFTPLKASVLAGAEALSEYATGEVVLKLYKGQVMPVQKRSPNSLYSEDFATFGEDDVYNQAHAEGFIRLYSLSSRIAALNKAK, encoded by the coding sequence ATGAGCGAAATTAAAAAAGTAGTATTGGCTTATTCTGGCGGTCTGGATACTTCGGCGATCGTGCCATGGTTAAAAGAAAACTACGGCTGTGAAGTCGTGTGTTTCGTGGCCGATGTAGGTCAAGGTGACGCTGAACTTGAGGGCGTAGAAGCTAAAGCGATTGCGTCGGGGGCATCTGAATGCCACATTGTTGATTTGAAAGAAGAGTTTGTAGCGGATTACATTTACCCAACCTTAAAAACAGGCTGTATTTACGAAGGTACATACTTGCTTGGTACATCAATGGCACGCCCTATTATTGCCAAAGCACAGGTTGAAATAGCACGAAAAGTGGGAGCTGATGCGTTAGCGCATGGTTGTACAGGTAAGGGAAATGACCAAGTTCGTTTCGAATCGTGTTTTGCGGCACTTGCACCGGATTTAAAAGTAATTGCACCATGGCGTGAGTGGGACCTAACCAGTCGAGAATCACTCCTTAATTACTTAGATGAGCGTAACATTCCTTGCTCAGCATCTCTTAAGAAAATCTACAGCCGAGATGCAAACGCATGGCACATTTCAACGGAAGGTGGAGAGCTAGAAAACCCTTGGAATGAGCCAAGTGAACAAGTATGGACCATAACAGCATCACCAGAACAAGCACCAGATAAAGCCGAATACGTCTCTGTGCAAGTAGAAAAAGGTCAAATCGTGGCGGTGAATGGTGAGCGTTACTCTCCTTACGAGTGTTTGGTGAAATTAAATGAGATAGCGGCGCCTCATGGGGTAGGTCGTATCGACATCGTTGAAAACCGACTTGTTGGTATGAAATCTCGAGGCTGTTACGAAACCCCTGGCGGCACCGTTATGGTTGCTGCGTTGCAGGCTATTGATGAATTGGTGTTGGATAAAACGAGTCGTAAGTGGAAAGAATTACTGGGCAATGAGTTTGCTCATTTAGTCTATGACGGTCGTTGGTTTACACCATTGAAGGCATCGGTTTTAGCCGGGGCCGAAGCGCTTTCAGAATACGCAACCGGTGAAGTGGTGTTAAAACTGTATAAAGGCCAAGTGATGCCTGTTCAGAAACGTTCACCGAACAGCCTTTACAGTGAAGATTTCGCCACCTTTGGTGAAGATGACGTTTACAACCAAGCTCATGCAGAAGGGTTTATTCGTCTTTACTCTTTATCAAGCCGTATTGCTGCACTTAACAAAGCAAAATAA
- a CDS encoding alpha/beta hydrolase family protein, producing MKVTHSLLFATLLSAPTLSFASKPLSFKDVFDFKQTNNTLLSEDGQLLVTSAKPYRGDPTGLVYQLETNALLASVPRGSKPVINKSATWVAFTQDADLLKTETTKKSDRKKLKKNLVLVHAKTGEQTEFTDVKDYQLSDDGLWLAYRKDVDKKKETAKEAPQESDKDDNAIKADKKDTLLPLILVSLSDLKEVTFDSVNSYAVSNFGLIWQVGSDNGKDNRISFRNFQENEAVNLLSEPGITVSTFSWHPTKALVAFSEGNYVNEDSRRRDYHIRLWDADKTQLSTIPNQDGWFSAKTAKLQWSEKGERLYFGNSPFLAAKAPELKYKDANSLTDFDTIRAQKGLKVWHPNDAEIKPREINQWNKENKHKQYQAVYHLASDKVVQLTTPSLPNLTLNTEATTLLANDDSAYLSQITYNGFYSDYYSLDISSGKSQIVVKKSRFVPSVSPAGHFAVYFNDGEYWFKDLPSQKVKPLTRAVQNVLFADDKHDYPSEQPGQGIAGWNLDESQVLVYSKYDIWSFDTKTLRATPLTQGKPTDTIYRVVTLDKQWQGFSSTDTLLLQTFNLKTKESGIATLNLETKKVTQVLDGEARFDLIAKAKQHDKLIFTKQSYQEFPDLWQTTSTFKKSQKVTAVNPQLNDFAWGGKPELVQYKGYDGEDLQGVLIKPAGYQAGQKVPVVIYFYRYMTQRRYDFPKMELNHRPNLPMFTSNGYAVFLPDIRFEIGHPGKSATKTMMNAAQKLIDIGVADPNNIGLQGHSWAGYQSAFMITQTNMFKAVISGAPVSNMTSAYSGIRLGSGLARQFQYETGQSRIGKALYEAPELYIENSPVFFADKVETPILIMFGNKDDAVPYNEGVQYYLALRRAGKDAIFLEYEDEPHHLKKFPNQVDFSIRMMEYFDHHLKGKPAPEWMQKGIPFIEE from the coding sequence TAGAAACAAATGCGTTACTTGCATCTGTACCACGAGGTTCTAAACCCGTTATCAATAAGTCAGCAACTTGGGTCGCATTTACACAGGATGCCGATTTACTCAAAACAGAAACAACGAAAAAATCCGACCGGAAAAAACTTAAAAAGAATTTAGTGCTAGTACACGCAAAAACGGGTGAACAAACCGAGTTTACTGACGTGAAAGATTACCAATTGTCTGATGATGGGCTGTGGTTGGCCTATCGTAAAGACGTTGATAAAAAGAAAGAAACAGCGAAAGAAGCGCCTCAAGAAAGCGACAAAGACGACAATGCAATCAAAGCCGATAAAAAAGACACGTTGCTGCCGTTGATACTGGTTAGCCTCAGCGACCTAAAAGAAGTCACTTTTGATTCGGTGAACAGTTATGCGGTTTCGAATTTTGGATTAATTTGGCAAGTTGGTTCGGACAATGGCAAAGACAACCGAATTAGCTTTCGCAATTTCCAAGAAAATGAGGCGGTGAATCTACTGAGCGAGCCGGGTATTACCGTGTCCACCTTTAGTTGGCATCCAACTAAGGCGCTGGTTGCATTTAGTGAGGGTAACTATGTAAACGAAGACAGCCGTCGTCGCGATTACCACATTCGCTTATGGGATGCGGATAAAACGCAATTAAGTACAATACCAAACCAAGATGGCTGGTTCAGCGCCAAAACGGCGAAACTTCAGTGGTCTGAAAAAGGTGAGCGTTTATATTTTGGTAATAGCCCGTTTTTAGCCGCTAAAGCACCGGAACTCAAATATAAAGACGCAAACTCTCTTACCGACTTTGACACGATTCGAGCCCAAAAGGGGCTTAAAGTGTGGCATCCAAACGATGCTGAAATAAAGCCGCGTGAAATCAATCAATGGAACAAAGAAAACAAGCACAAGCAATATCAAGCGGTTTATCATCTTGCGAGCGACAAAGTCGTTCAGCTCACCACACCGAGTTTGCCAAATCTTACGCTAAACACGGAAGCAACGACGCTGCTAGCAAATGATGACTCTGCATACCTGAGTCAAATCACCTACAATGGTTTTTACAGCGACTACTATAGCCTCGATATTTCATCAGGAAAAAGTCAGATAGTTGTCAAGAAAAGTCGTTTTGTGCCTAGCGTTTCCCCTGCCGGCCACTTTGCCGTCTATTTTAATGACGGTGAATATTGGTTCAAAGATTTACCTTCGCAAAAAGTAAAACCACTCACTCGGGCCGTTCAAAATGTGCTTTTTGCAGATGATAAACACGACTATCCGAGCGAGCAACCAGGCCAAGGTATTGCGGGCTGGAATCTCGATGAAAGCCAAGTTTTGGTGTACAGCAAATATGATATTTGGTCATTTGACACCAAAACGCTCCGCGCGACACCACTGACACAAGGTAAACCAACTGACACCATATACCGAGTGGTGACGTTGGATAAACAGTGGCAAGGCTTTTCGTCAACCGATACATTGCTCTTACAAACCTTCAATCTAAAAACGAAAGAAAGTGGCATCGCGACGCTCAATCTTGAAACCAAAAAAGTGACGCAAGTCCTTGATGGCGAAGCTCGATTTGATTTGATTGCCAAAGCAAAGCAACACGATAAGCTCATCTTCACCAAACAAAGCTACCAAGAATTTCCCGATCTTTGGCAAACCACATCGACATTTAAAAAGTCACAGAAAGTAACGGCTGTCAATCCACAACTGAATGATTTCGCTTGGGGCGGAAAGCCCGAATTAGTTCAATATAAAGGATATGATGGTGAAGACTTACAAGGCGTATTAATTAAACCAGCAGGGTATCAAGCTGGCCAGAAAGTCCCTGTCGTCATTTACTTCTATCGTTATATGACGCAGCGTCGTTATGACTTTCCTAAAATGGAGCTGAATCATCGACCTAATTTGCCCATGTTCACCTCAAATGGCTATGCGGTATTCCTACCTGATATTCGTTTTGAAATCGGTCATCCCGGCAAATCTGCAACAAAAACGATGATGAATGCCGCACAAAAACTGATCGACATTGGTGTTGCCGATCCGAATAATATCGGCTTGCAAGGTCACTCTTGGGCCGGTTATCAAAGTGCGTTCATGATCACCCAAACAAATATGTTTAAAGCCGTGATTTCTGGTGCGCCTGTATCTAATATGACTTCGGCCTACAGCGGCATTCGTTTAGGTTCGGGTCTTGCGCGTCAATTCCAATATGAAACAGGCCAAAGCCGCATAGGTAAAGCGCTTTATGAAGCGCCAGAACTATACATTGAAAACTCCCCTGTCTTTTTCGCTGATAAAGTCGAAACGCCTATTTTGATCATGTTTGGCAATAAAGATGACGCTGTGCCATACAATGAGGGCGTACAGTACTATCTAGCGCTTCGAAGAGCAGGTAAAGATGCTATCTTCCTAGAATACGAAGACGAGCCACATCACTTGAAAAAGTTTCCAAATCAGGTCGATTTCTCGATTCGAATGATGGAATATTTTGATCATCACCTAAAAGGCAAACCGGCACCTGAGTGGATGCAAAAAGGAATTCCTTTTATTGAGGAGTAA